AGCTGCAGGCCAAGCCGTTCAAAATCTAAATATCTTTGCCGGATTTGATGAACGATCAGGATTAGATTATTTACCGATCTATCCATAAAATAAGTGATAATTAAATAAATTGAATAATGGCATGATAAAAAATAAAGGGAGCGACAAACATGAAGAAGGTTATCGTTATAAAAATGGGTGGAGTAGCTAGTGACAATTTAACAGAAGCTTTTTTTAAACAGATCAGTCATTGGCAAAAAGAAGGGAAAAAAGTTGTTATTGTTCATGGCGGCGGACATTACATTTCTGAGATGATGCAACGTTTAAATGTACCAGTGGTCATCCAAGATGGATTGCGTGTAACAACTGCTGAAACATTAAAGATCACTCAAATGGTTTTGATTGGGCAAGTACAACCAATGATCACAGCTCATTTTCAACAGGAAGGGTTCTCAGTCGTAGGGCTAAATGCGTCTTGTGGCCAGATTATTACAGGTTCTTTTCTGGATAAGAATACATTAGGCGCAGTTGGTGAGGTCAATCAAGTGGATACCGAATTGTTAGAGCATTTACTTAAAACCAAGCATATCCCGATCATTGCACCACTTGGATTAACGAAAACAGGTGAATGGTTGAATATCAATGCTGATCATGTTGCCTGCAAAGTAGCGGAAGAACTGAAAGCTGAAAAGCTTTACCTGTTAACCGATGTTCCGGGTGTAAAAAAAGAAAATCAGTGGCTAAAAGAACTCTCTACTAGTGAAATTCCTAAACTAAAAAAAGAAAAAATCATTAAAGGCGGAATGTTGCCGAAATTGGAAAGTGCTGTTGCAGCGATCAAAGGCGGTGTCAAAGAAGTTCACATTACCAATCAACTTCAACATGCTGGCACCATTATCAACGCGAAGGAGGTTTTTGTATGAGCTACTTATTTCCTAATTATCAAAGAAAAGAATTAGAAATGATGGAAGGTTTCCAAAATACATTAATCGATCAAAATGGGAAACACTATCTTGATTTTACTAGCGGCATTGGCGTAATGAACTTAGGTTATAATGATCCTGAGTTAAATCAAGTCTTACAAGATCAGTCCAAACGATTATGGCATACACCTAATTTATATGAAAATCATTTGCAAGAGCAAACCGCTGAAAAGCTAGCAAAGGGAAAAGAGTATGTCAGCTATTTTTGTAATAGTGGTGCAGAAGCCAACGAAGCAGCGATAAAATTAGCCCGTAAAGCAACAGGTAGAAGTAAAATCATTACCTTTACTAATTCTTTCCATGGTCGAACATATGGCGCGATGAGTGCGACGGGACAAAATAGTATCCATCAAGGGTTTGAACCGTTAGTACCAGACTTTACTTATGTCCCATTTAATGAACTTGAGCCGTTAAAGGCCGTAGTCGATCAACAAACAGCGGCCGTCATGTTGGAGTTGATTCAAGGTGAAGGCGGTGTTGTACTAGCAGATGAGCAATGGGTTCAAGCGGTTCAGTCGCTTTGCCACGAGTTTGGAGCTTTATTGATCATCGATGAAATTCAAACAGGAATTGGGCGGACAGGGACTTTTTATGTTTATGAAAATTATCAAGTTGAACCAGATATTTTTACTTTAGCGAAAGGGCTGGGCAATGGCATACCTGTTGGGGCAATGCTTGGAAAAGCTTGTCTGGCAGAAAGTTTTGGCCCAGGCAGCCATGGCTCGACTTTTGGCGGTAATAAATTGGCTATGAGTGTTGCATGTAAAGTGGTTGAGCGTATCGATCAAGAAAACTTTTTGCAAGATGTTCAAAACAAAGGGCACCAACTATACACAGGTTTAAAACAAATAGCAGAAAATAATCCACTGATTAGATCTGTTCGCGGTAAAGGACTAATGCTGGGGATCGAGCTAGTTGATCAAGATACAGTGAAGTCTATGATGGATCAATTAGAAGCTGAAGGGCTACTTGTATTAAAAGCGGGGCAAAATGTCTTACGACTGTTACCACCGTTAACGATCACGGAAGAGGAAGTGGATCAAGGTCTGGAAATAGTTGAAAAAGTCTTCAACAGTTTATCACAGGCGGATCTTTAAAAAGGAGAAGGACAAATGACAAATTCGATGTATGGTAAAAGTGTTTTAAATTTAACGGAGCTATCAAAGGAAGAATTTCTATCGATCATTGAACTGGCTATTACAATGAAAGCTAAACCTGAGGACTATCGTGGTGTTTTGGCAGGAAAAATTTTAGCGATGATTTTTGAAAAAAATAGTACTCGAACTCGTGTTTCATTTGAGGCTGGTATCATCCAACTTGGGGGACAAGCAATTGTTTTAGATTCTAAAAGCACTCAAATGGGGCGCGGAGAACCTATCAAAGATACTGCAAAAGTTATGTCTAGCTATGTGGATGCTATCATGATCCGTACCTACTCAGATCAAATGGTTGCTAAATTAGCTGAGGAAGCATCCGTCCCTGTGATCAATGGGTTAACAGACCATCATCATCCATGCCAAATACTAGCAGATTTTCAAACGATTTATGAACAAAAAGGAAAACTAGAAGGAATCAAATTGGCCTACATCGGGGATGGAAATAATATGGCTCATTCATTTTTGATCGGCGGCAGTTTGGTGGGAATGGATATTAGTATCGCAACACCTGTTGGATACGAACCCAAAGCAGAGTTTGTTGAAAGCGCTAAAAGGAATGCAAAAGCAAGTGGCAGCAAAATCCAAATCACTAACGATCCAGAGCAAGCAGTGAAAGATGCTGACGTTTTAGTAACCGATGTTTGGGCCAGTATGGGAGATGAATCTGAACAAAAAGAGCGGGAGACAGTATTTAAATCATTTCAAATCAATAATCGACTAGCAGTTCAAGCAAAAAAAGATTATCTGTTTTTGCACTGTCTACCTGCCCATAGAGGAGAAGAAGTCTCAGCAGATATTATTGATGGAACGCATTCTGCCATTTATCAAGAAGCTGGTAATCGTCTTCATGCACAAAAAGCGTTGCTTGTGAAACTCATGACCAACTTATAATACATTAGAATGACACGAAACGATATTTTCGTTTCGTGTCATTCTATTCTTTTTGAAAAGCATACATAGACCATTGATTCGTTGTATGATGAGCATACAATAAGAAGTTATGGTCAGATAGATAAGCGTTGAAATCAGCCGGTTTTTTAAACTTGGGTAAAAAGTAATTGATTTTTGCAGTTTCACAGGAAAAAACAACTATCCCTTTATGTTTTAGAACCCGATTTATTTCAGATAAGGCTTTATCCAAGTCATTCCAATGGAAATGTGTTTGAAAAGCGGTCACAAAATCGAATGTTTCAGGAGCAAAACCTAAGCTATGGACATCCATTGTTTCAAAGTTAAGATTTTTATTTTGAACATACTTTTTTGCTTGTGTGATGGCGTCTTTGGAAATGTCTATACCTGTTACAGATAATGCGTTTGCTTGATCTAAAAGATATCGGCTAGAAACACCATTACCTACACCAATATCCAGAATCGTCATTTGATCACTTAAAGCAACTTTTGTCATCGTCCATTTTACTAAGGGAAGGTACACACGATTCCAAAGTCGCATCATCAAAATACCAATATATCCAGTTGGCGTTTTTGATTGTTTTAGTAAAATCAAAAACAAACAAATCAATAACAGGAAAATACAACAGATGATCCAAATTAACATAAAAAAACTCCTTTACTCTATACTCAAACCTTCTAAGTTAGTATACATTAAAAAAATAGGTGTTAGAAAAAATAGTGAGAAATTTTTTTCGAATTTTGGGCTAAAATGAATTTATTCGTCCGATAATCCGTCTATTCTGGTAAAATTAAAGGAAATCTTTAATATATAGTAGAAAGTGTTAAGTTTTGTTTGTAGTTTTGGCTTGTTTTTAGTAGAATGGTACTGTATGAATAGAATATAAGTGAGGTGTAGATAAATGG
The Enterococcus silesiacus DNA segment above includes these coding regions:
- a CDS encoding acetylglutamate kinase: MKKVIVIKMGGVASDNLTEAFFKQISHWQKEGKKVVIVHGGGHYISEMMQRLNVPVVIQDGLRVTTAETLKITQMVLIGQVQPMITAHFQQEGFSVVGLNASCGQIITGSFLDKNTLGAVGEVNQVDTELLEHLLKTKHIPIIAPLGLTKTGEWLNINADHVACKVAEELKAEKLYLLTDVPGVKKENQWLKELSTSEIPKLKKEKIIKGGMLPKLESAVAAIKGGVKEVHITNQLQHAGTIINAKEVFV
- the argD gene encoding acetylornithine aminotransferase encodes the protein MSYLFPNYQRKELEMMEGFQNTLIDQNGKHYLDFTSGIGVMNLGYNDPELNQVLQDQSKRLWHTPNLYENHLQEQTAEKLAKGKEYVSYFCNSGAEANEAAIKLARKATGRSKIITFTNSFHGRTYGAMSATGQNSIHQGFEPLVPDFTYVPFNELEPLKAVVDQQTAAVMLELIQGEGGVVLADEQWVQAVQSLCHEFGALLIIDEIQTGIGRTGTFYVYENYQVEPDIFTLAKGLGNGIPVGAMLGKACLAESFGPGSHGSTFGGNKLAMSVACKVVERIDQENFLQDVQNKGHQLYTGLKQIAENNPLIRSVRGKGLMLGIELVDQDTVKSMMDQLEAEGLLVLKAGQNVLRLLPPLTITEEEVDQGLEIVEKVFNSLSQADL
- a CDS encoding ornithine carbamoyltransferase (catalyzes the formation of L-citrulline from carbamoyl phosphate and L-ornithine in arginine biosynthesis and degradation); amino-acid sequence: MTNSMYGKSVLNLTELSKEEFLSIIELAITMKAKPEDYRGVLAGKILAMIFEKNSTRTRVSFEAGIIQLGGQAIVLDSKSTQMGRGEPIKDTAKVMSSYVDAIMIRTYSDQMVAKLAEEASVPVINGLTDHHHPCQILADFQTIYEQKGKLEGIKLAYIGDGNNMAHSFLIGGSLVGMDISIATPVGYEPKAEFVESAKRNAKASGSKIQITNDPEQAVKDADVLVTDVWASMGDESEQKERETVFKSFQINNRLAVQAKKDYLFLHCLPAHRGEEVSADIIDGTHSAIYQEAGNRLHAQKALLVKLMTNL